CCGCGGTCGACGGCGACAGCGTCGTCGAGACCAATCCCGGACCGGGCACCTCCCTGCGCGCCGGAGACACGGTGAACCTGGTGGTGTCCACGGCCCTGACTATCCCCGATGTGACGGGATTAACTGCCGACGACGCTGAGCAGCGGCTGGAAGACGCCGGGTTTGACGTCACCGAGACCGTCGAACCGGGCTACACAGGCAAAACCGAGGACACCGTGGTCGACACCTCGCCCGCGCCCGGCGAACGGGTCCGACCGGAGGACACGACAGAGGTGACGCTCATTCTTCCCGGCGCCATTAGCGTGCCGGATGTCACGGGCATGACGGTGCGAGACGCCCGAGGGTTGTTGCGCGACATCGGGTTGCGCATCGATGCGTCGCTGTTCGATGGAGACAAAGTCATCGAGCGACAGCTCGACGCACCCGGTTCCGCCCTCCCCCCAGGCGGCCGGGTGCGGGTAATCGCGAGCTAGCGGACGCGGCGGGTGCCCGCCGACGGGGACACCAGGTGGAAGGTGCACTTGCCGAGGCCGGCTTCGTCGCACGCGGCGGCGATCTCACCGGCGACGACGACGGCGTCGTCCTTGCGCACCAACGCGATTGCGCTGCCACCGAATCCACCGCCGGTGATGCGGGCGCCGAGGGCTCCCTGCGCCAGGGCGGTATCGACGATGAGGTCGATCTTCTTAGTCGAGACTTCGTAGAGGTCCCGCAGGGACACGTGGGAGTCCACCATGAGGCGGCCGAACTCCTCGAAGTCCGCAGCCTCTAGCGCGGCGGCAGCCGCGGCGGCGCGGTCGGTTTCCTGACGGACGTGGCGGACGCGACGCACCACGACGTCGTCGTCCTCCTCGGACGGCATGGCCAGCGCGACGGCCTCGACGTCCTCGATGGCCCTAAATGACGGGGCACCGGAGAACTCGGTAACGGCATCGATGATCCCGCGGCGAGACGCATACTGACCATCGACGAGCTGGTGCGCGCTGTTGCTGTCGATGACCAGCAGGGCCAGATCGTGCTTGGCGAACTCGCAGGAAACCAGGCGGTGGCTGCCGTCGGAGAAGTCGAGTGCCAAGGCGTGATCGGCGGCGCCGAGGAGGCTGCACGTTTGGTCGAGGCCGCCGGTGGAGGCACCGACCACATCGTTCTCGGCGCGGATCGTCGGCGCGATGAGCTGCTCCCGAACCGCGTTCACGTCGCCGCCGAGCAATTCCACGGCAGCGGCAGCGCTCGCACACTCCAGGGCAGCCGAGGAGGACAGGCCGGAACCGACGGGGACGTCAGACACGATCGCCAGGTCCATGCCCAGGCTGGTCGAGGGGTCAAGCTCCAGCAGGCCAGCCTCGGCCGCCGCCCAGATCGAGCCGACGGCGTAGCCTGCCCAGGAGGCAGGGTTACCCGGGCCGACCTCGCCGGTGGCGATCTCGGCTTCGTGGGTCTCGCCGTCGAACTCGCTGACCAGCCGGTAGGTGCCCTTGTCATTGAGGCGGGCGGCGACGAACGTGTTGTGCGGCAGGGCGAAGGGAACGCTGATACCGGCGGCGTAGTCGACGTGCTCGCCGATGAGGTTCACGCGCCCGGGTGATGCCCACACGCCCTGCGGGGCGTAACCGAAGTGGCTCATAAAGAGCGCGGTAGCGTCCTCGGCGCCGGTGGCGTCGTCGCGCGGGGTGGTCCAGTAGTTAGTCATTCCAAATCTCCCGGTAGCGCTCGGCAATCTTCTCCGGCGTGGTGTCCGAGATCCAGGCGGACTGGCCCGACTCACTGCCGGCGAGGTACTTCATCTTGTCCGGGGAGCGCATCAGCGAGAACAGCTGCAGGTGCAGGCGGCCGTACTGACGGTCCTCCCCCACCGGCGCCTGGTTCCAGGCAGAGATGTACGGGGTTCGTTCAACACCCGGGAAGTAGCGATCCGTGGCCCGCAGCAGTCGCAGATACATGCTGGTCAGCTCGGCCTTTTCCTCGTCGCTTAGGTCGGCGAGGTCCGGTGCCGGGCGGTTGGCCATGATCATCGCCTCGACCGGCCACTTCGCGGCCGCCGGGACGAAGGTGGTGAAGTACTCGCCCTCTTCCAGGATGCGCGAGCCGGCGCGCTCGGCAGCAAGGATAGCGTCGAAGAGATCTTCGCCGGTCTTCTCGCGGTAGGCGGCGGCGTTGTCGCGGATGGACTGGGCACGCGTAGGCAGGTAGGGGTAGGAGTAGATCTGCCCGTGCGGGTGCTGCAGCGTCACGCCAATCTCCTTCCCGCGGTTCTCGAAGGGGAAGACCAGCTTGACGCCGTCGATTTCGCTGAGTTCCCGGGTGCGGTGCGCCCAGGCCTCAACGACGGTGCGGGCCCGATGCTCGGACAGGTCACGGAAGGACCCATTCGATTCCGGGGTGAAGCAGACGACCTCGCAGCGGGCGAGCGCCGGACGGCGCTCGAACAGCGGCTGGCCTTCCACCTGGTAGGCGTAGTCTTCCGGAACTTCCATGCGCATGGACAGCGAAGGGAAGCGGTTCTCGAAGACGACCACGTTGTAGTCGTCGGACGGGATCTCCGTGGGCAGCTCGCCGGGTCGGGTCGGAGCCAGCGGGTTCTCGTTCGCCGGCGGCATGAAGGTGCGGTTCATGCGGTGCGCGGCGTAGACGTTGAACTCTCCGGTCAGCGGGTCGCGCCGGATCTCGCACTCCGCGTGCGCCTGCGGCAGCTCGCGGGAGTCCACGGCGTCGCGGGTGCGCTCGCCGGAGACGTAGGCGGGATCGTCGTCGAAGTAGAGCAGTTCACGCCCGTCGGCCATGTCGGCCCGGGTGACTCGGAACTCATGCGGCATTGGTCGGCTCCTCGACGATGATCGGGCGGGCCTTCGCCCACGCGATCATGCCCAGACCGACGACAAGCATGCCCAGCCCGGCCCAGAGGTTGTAGATGGATTCCTTGGCCATGCCGGTCTCGACGTTGACGCCCGGATCCAGCAGGAAGTGGGACGCGACGAGGACCAGGCCGTAGATGCCGAGCAGGATTCCGATGACGTTGCGGATATCGAACGCACCAGCGGAGTGGCTGTTCTTAGGGCTCATGACAAGTTCTCCTAACTAGGCGAAGATCACGTTGAGGATGATGACCATGACCATGCACAGGACGCCGAGCGGGACGGTGCGCTGGTACCAGGGCAGGGACGCCTCGGTCTCGTCGACGAGGTGCTCCTTGGGGGTGACGGACTTGACGAAGCCCACCAGCTCGTGGTCCGGCTTCGGCGTGGTGAACATGGAGACGGCGATACTGACGATGATGTCCACCACGAAGGCGATGGACGCAGCGACGAACGCCGTGCCCTGGCCCGGGAGGTTGAAGAAGGAGATGTCCGTGCCGCCGAAGGTGGCGATGACCCAGTAGATGATGGCGGCAAGAGTACCGGAGACGAGGCCCGACCAACCGGCGTGGGGGGTCATGCGCTTCCAGAACATACCGAGGATGAAGGTGGCGAACAGCGGAGCGTTGAAGAAGCCGAACAGCGTCTGCAGGTAGTCCATGACGTTGCCGAAGTTCGCGGCGATGAGGGCCGTGAAGATGGCGATGATCGTGGCGGCGACGGTCGCAAGGCGGCCGAAGCTGGTGTAGTAGGAGTCCGGCTTGTTCTTCTGGACGTAGGTCTGCCAGATGTCGTAGCTCATAACCGTGTTGAACGCGGAGATGTTAGCAGCCATGCCGGCCATGAAGGCGGCGAGCAGGCCCGCGATGGCGACGCCGAGGAGGCCGTTCGGCAGGAGGTCGCGCATGAGGTACAGGATCGCGTCGTTCGGCTTAGCCGTCTCATCCATGATCGGGGTGACGGTGGCGCCGGCGACCATACCGGGGATAACGACCAGGAACGGGATGAACATCTTCGGGAAGGCGCCGATGATCGGGGTCTTGCGGGCGGCGGACATGGAGTCGGCAGCCATGGAGCGCTGGACCTCCACGAAGTTAGTGGTCCAGTAACCGAAGGAGAGCACGAAGCCGAGGCCGAAGACGAGGCCGATGATGGAGACAACCGGGTGCTCGAAGCCGGAGATTTCAGTGCCCGGCCAGGTGTGGAAGTGCGACGGAGCGTCGACCTTCTCCTTGAGGCCGGACCAGCCGCCGACGGTGTGCAGGCCGATGACGGTCAGCGGCAGCAGCGCGGCGATGATGACGAAGAACTGCAGCACCTCGTTGTAGATGGCGGCCGACAGGCCACCCAGGGTGATGTAGGACAAAACGATGACGGCGGCGATGACCAGGGTGATCCACAGCGGCCAACCGAGCAGCGCGTTGACGACCTTGGCCAGCAGGAGCAGGTTAACGCCGGCGATGAGCAGCTGAGCGACGGCGAAGGAGATCGCGTTGACCAGGTGCGCGGCCGGGCCGAAGCGCTTAAGCATGAACTCCGGGACGCTTCGGACCTTAGAGCCGTAGTAGAAGGGCATCATGACGATGCCGAGGAAGACCATCGCCGGGACGGCGCCGATCCAGAAGTAGTGCATGGTCTCGAAGCCGTAGACCACACCGTTGGCGGAGTGGCCCACGATCTCCACCGCGCCGAGGTTGGCGGAGATGAAGGCCAAGCCGGTGACCCAGGCGGGAAGGGACCGGCCGGACAGGAAGAAGTCAATGGAGCTCGAAACCTTCGAGCGAGCCGCCCAGCCGATGCCAAGCACGAAGAGGAAGTACAGGGCGACGAGAGAGTAGTCGACCCATGTCGCGTCGAGCCTCAGGGCACCAGTGTCCATGAGGATGCCTCCTTAAAGGGAAAGGATAGAAAGGGTGAGATGGAAGTCCCGGCGTTCGCCAGGCTCAAGAATGATGAGGTCGGTTCCGGACCGCAGCGCGTCCGGCGGGCAGGTCATGGGTTCCACGGCGACGACCCGGCCGATACCCGGCGAGTCCGGGTCGGTGTAGATCTGTGCCCACGTGAAGGAACCATCGGCACGAAGGCGAACCCCGGTGCCTCCGTTGGTGGGGCGGAGTTCGGCGTCGAATCCGGCCGCACCGATGCGCACCGCGTGGTCCAACCACACATCACGCATCGGAGCCGACGAATGGAAGTCAGGGACGCCGGCCTCCGCCGGGGTGCTCAGGGGGCCGGCCGGAAGGTTACGGCCCGGATCGAGTGGAAGTACAGCGTCGACGTCGAGCCGGAGCTCGCAGTTGTCCAGAGCTTCGGTGCCAGCCCGCAGGTAGGGATGGAAGCCCAACCCGAAGGGCGCCGGATCCTCGGCTCGGTTGATGACTGTGTACGTGGCGCTGAGCCCATCCTCGGCGTCCAACCGCCAGGTGACCGAATGGTCCAGCGGCCAGGGGTAACCATTATGAGGAGTGTCGGAGAGGGTCAGCGTGAGAGATGTTCCATTGTGTTCGCTTTCCCAGGCCTGGTTTCCAACGAAGCCGTGGATCGCGTTGTCGCGCTCCGGCTCGGTCAGGTCCAGGTGGTAGAGCTCGCCCCGATGGATGTAGCGGCCGTCCGCGGTTCGGTTCGGCCACGGTGCCAGCCAGATCCCGCCAGAGTGGATAGGTGCACCACCCACGGGATACTCCGTGACCAACGGTTGGTCTCGATGGTAGAAGGCCCGCACGCCACCACCGAGGGCGGAAATCTCTGCCCGGTAGTCGCCAGCGGTGAGAGTGAGAGATGACATGTGCACCAGCCTTGGAGGAAGCAGGGTCTAAGCTGTTAAAAGCCAGCATATCGGCCTGGCCGGTCTTCCCCTAGATGTTTCGCACATTTTCTCACACCACGCCGAGGGTGAACTACTTTTCGCAGGTAACAGACTTATCGCCGGAAAACAATGGCTCATCACTAGCCCCCAGTCGGGGCTAGTGGCACCCCCTCCCTAGCCCATCGACCGGGCTGGATACAGTTGCTCTCATAGTCATCAGCCAACGCCATGGGAAGGAACGCTCGCCCGACGTGCCCCGCAAACCCCGCGCCCCGAAGCGGCGGATCGAGGGCAGCTATCCCATAGACACCGGAACCGCCACCATCGTGGCACTCCCGGAACGCGATGGCGCCTACCTCCTCGAAGTCAACTCCGTCCCCTCTACACAACTCGTCATCGACGCTCCCCGAGTCCTCGACTTTGACTACATGCGGTGGATCGCCACTGCCCTACGCTGCTGGATTCCGGAGGACGCGGCACCCGACGTCGTTCATCTTGGCGGTGCCGGCTGCGCCCTGCCCCGCTTCGTCGCCGACGTCTGGCCGCGCTCGCACAACCTCGTCGCTGAGCTCGACGGGGCACTCGGCCGACTGGTCCGCGACGTCTTCGACATTCCCCCACCGCCGAGGGTCGACATCGTCGCCGTCGAAGCCCGAAAACTCACCCACGCCCTCTCCCCCGGCGCGACCGACGCCATCATCCGCGACGTCTTCTTCGGCAATACGACCCCAGCCGCGCTGAGCGCACCCGGCTTTTATCGCGCCGCGAGCCGTGCTCTGCGTCCGGGCGGGCTCTATCTTGCCAACGTCGGAGATCGGGCAGAGCTCAGCAGCGTCCACGCCGAACTCACCGCGGCCAGCAGTTCTTTCACGCACGTCGCGGCGTTCGTTCCCCGAGATTTCACCTACGGCAACACGGTTGTCGCCGCGTCCGACCGACCACTGACAGCGCTCGTCGCGGCGCTTGGCGAACTGGGACTGCGCTGCGTCGGCGTAGACTGCTAGACCATGCTCGTCAGTGTTCTGCTCGCAACCACCTTCGGCTGCGGCGTTTTCATCGCCGCCGCCCATGTCATCAACCGTCGCTTCCTCGCCCCCGTATACGACGTCGTGGCCAACCTGTTGGCCTTCGCCTGCGCGACCGGGTCCTCCGCGCTGATGGGTGAATGGGTCGCCGCCGGGTTTGCGGCGGTGGCCGTCGCCTGCTGGCTGTTCCTCGGGCTACGGACCTACCGGGCTATTCACCGTAGTGTGCCCTTGACCGGCCAGACGAATAACGCCTAGCGCAAATACTGGGCGGAGCGCACGCCGATGAGCATCTCCTCGTCGATGGGCACGCCCTCCTTGAGCACTGACAGGTCACCAGTGGGTTCGAGGATCACGGCGGCCACCTCGCTCCGGCTGCCGATACCTGCACGACGCAGCCGCGATCGAATCTCGCCTTCGGTGATATGACACCGCTGCAGTTCGCGCTCGATGTACTCCCCGTGGGCGAGCAGCAGAATGGGCGGGTTGTTGACGACGGCGGCGAACCGTCCGCGCCGAGCAATCGTGCCGACGATGACTTCCAGCACGATGAGGGTACACAGCGCCAACAGTCCCGACGCCAACGTCGGCACCCAGCCGATCATGGTGCGCCCGATAAGCGCGCCCATGACGATGACGATGAGCAGGTCATAGCCGGACAGCTTCGCCAGCACCCGCTGGCCGAGCAGCCGGCTCATGACGATGAAGACGGCATACATGGCAATCGTCGAGATGACGACACCGACCGCCGCCATCGGCGGCATGCCCAGGTAGTAGAGAATCTCTTCCATGCGCCTTATGCTAGGCGGCCCCGAGGTGAAGACGGAGCCAACAGCAGGCTAATTGCGCAGCATCTCCGCGACGAGGAACGCCAGCTCCAGCGATTGCTGGGTGTTCAGGCGCGGGTCGCAGGCGGACTCGTACCGGCCCGGCAGGTCGACGTCCGTGATGTCCATGGCGCCGCCGAGGCACTCCGTGACGTCCTCGCCGGTGAGCTCGATGTGCACCCCGCCCGGGTGGGTCCCCAGGGCGCGATGGACCTCGAAGAAGCCCTGAACCTCGTCAATCACCTTGTCGAAGTGCCGCGTCTTGTAGCCGTTCGACGCCGTCACGGTGTTGCCGTGCATGGGATCGGATTGCCAGATAACCCGGTGACCGGCGGCCTCCACCGCCTCAATGACCGGCGGCAGCACTTCCCGAACCTTGTCGTACCCCATGCGCGCCACCATCGTCAGCCGGCCCGGCTCCCGCTCAGGGTCGAGGCGCTCGGCGTAGGCGACCGCCTCGTCCGGCGTGACGGTCGGGCCGATCTTCAAGCCGATGGGGTTAGCGATCATCGCGGCGAAGTTGACATGGAAGTCCTCCAGGCCGCGGGTGCGCTCACCGATCCACAGCTGGTGGGCGGAGAGATCGTACAGCCGGGTGACACCGTCTTCGTCTTCGTGCAGGCGCAGCAGCGCGCGCTCGTAGTCGACGAGCAGCGCCTCGTGGGAGGCGAACACGTCGGCCTGGCGGAGGGACTCGTCGTGAACGCCACACGCCTCCATGAACTTTAGGCCGGAGGAAATCTCGTTGGCCAGGGCCTGGTACCGGGCCCCGGCCGGGGAATTCGCGACGAACTCCCGGTTCCACTCGTGCAACCGGTACAAGTCTGCCGTCCCAGACCCAGTCAGCGCCCGAACCAGGTTCATGGCAGCGCCGGCATTAGCGTAGGCGCGGATCATTCGGGCGGGATCGTGCGCTCGGGCTTCCGGAGTCGGGTCCACACCGTTGACGATGTCACCGCGGTAATTGGGCAGACCCTGGGAGTCAAGGTCCGATGACCGCGGCTTAGCGTACTGCCCAGCGATGCGGGCTAGCTTAACGACCGGGGTCGACGCACCGTAGGTGAGCACGACGGCCATCTGCAGCAAGGTTCTGATGTTTGCGCGGATGTGCGGTTCCGTGTTCGATTCGAAGGTTTCGGCGCAGTCACCGCCTTGGAGCAGGAAGGCCTCCCCGTTGGCGACGGACGCCAGCTGCTTCTTAAGATTCCGAATTTCCGGCGCCACCACGATGGGGGGAACCGATTCGAGAATCTTGCGGACGTTTTCTGCCTTAACTAGATCCCACGTTGGCTGTTGCTTGGCGTCGCGGGCGAGCACATCCTGCCAGCGTTCGTTCATCTCACCAGGCAACGGGGGGAGATCCGGGAGTACATTCTTCGGAATATCGATCGTCCAACTCATACCCCCTTTTCTATCACGGGGGGTTAGCGAGCTACCCTATTCCCCCTGTCCAAAGGCAGGATTTCGGCGATAATACGAAACTTCTCCGCATTGAAACGGGCGTCCACAAGGGCGTCGTGATTGCCTCGCGGAGCGCTCGGGAGCTTAGGTTTACCAGCCATGTGCCAGTACTGCTTGAGCTCGTTGGTGTAGCGAGGCAGCTGGCGAGGAAGGGCCGTCATATCGCCGAAGATCTGGGCGAGCACAATGTGGTCGTAGGCCCCCACCCAGGCCCACAGGTCCACCTGCCCGGCGCCAGCGGTGAGAAAGCCGAGCACCTCGGTGCGGATGGTGTCCGTGGACTTCCACGCCGGATCGTTGGGGCTAGGTAGCTTTCCGAGCACGTTGTCACGCACCCACGGGCCCGCCTTGGCGGCGTCGAAATCCGTCGACACAGCGTAGTACTCACGACCGTCCTCAGCGACGATGCCAATGGACACGAGATCGATCGTCGAGCCGTCCTCAATGAATTCGGTGTCGTAGAAGTAACGCACGTCGGTCCTCTCCGCCGGGGTGAGATCGAGGCCAAGCATATCGCGTGAGCCGCTACGGTATTCATGGTGACCCTCATTGTTCCCATCGTCATCGGTTTAGTGGCACTGTCGCCGTGGCTTTTCAGCAGCTACCACCTCGATACCGACGTGTACCGCCAGGGTGCGCAGGCCTTCCTCGCCGGCGAGGATCTCTACACCCAGCTCTATTCCGTCGACTCCGCTACCTTGCCCTTTACCTACCCACCGTTCGCGGCCCTGGTGTTCACCCCCTTGGCCGTGGCGCCGCTCTGGCTCGGTGGGCTGCTGTTGTCGGCCGCCTCGCTCGGTTGCTTGTGGTGGGTGATCTACGTCGCCGTCGGCCGACGCGCGCGTCTGACATCGTGGGTGTTCGCCCTCGCCTGTGTTCTCGAGCCGGTGCGGGACACGATCTCCTTCGGGCAGGTCAATCTCATCCTCATGGCCCTAGTCGTTACCGACCTGCTGTGTCTGCGAACGTCTCGTTGGCACGGAGCGTTGGCTGGTGTCGCCGCGGCGATCAAGCTCACGCCGGCGGTCTTTATCGTGGCGCTGCTCGTGCAGCGACGGTGGCGCGCGGCCGGCACAATGGTGGCGTCCGCCGTCGCGGCGACGCTTGTTGCGGGCGCACTCGCCCCCACATCTACGCTGACTTACCTCACCGAGGCATTGGGCGACCCCGGACGCATCGGTGGTCTGAGCTATGCCACTAACCAATCGCTCAGCGGAGTGCTCGAAAGGCTAGCTATTGAACTGCCGGGTCTTTGGGAGGCAGGGTGCGTAGTGGTCATCGCCGGCGTCATCGCCGCGGCTTGGCGCTGGCGAGCCGATCCCCTCATGGTGTGTGCCCTCGTGAGCGTGATCGCACTGCTGTGTTCGCCCGTGTCCTGGTCGCATCACTGGGTGTGGCTTATCGTCGTAGCGCTCGCCTGGTTGCCCAATAGCGCGGGGGTGGCGGCACTCGTCGCCGCGGCGTCGCTCATCGCCCCGCATCGGCTGCTCCCGCACGGCAGCGGATTCGAGATGCAGTGGCCGTGGTGGGCCGACGTGATCGGCAACGCTTACGTGTTACTGGCAGCCGGGATCGTCGTCCTTGCGGCCGCGTGCGGGCCGGAGTTCTTCTCCCGTCGGATAAGCGACGGCGGCGCGAGGCACCAGCCCAAGACCGGAATTCGGGATATGGCGTAGAACACCGCCCCGCCGAGCAAGCAGATGCCCAGGCCGATGGCTACCCACGTTTCCGTTGCCTGGGTCCAGGCTTCAGCCTCCGGGGAGATGAGGATCTCAAAACGGAAGACCGGGATGTGATAGAGCAAGGTAAGGGCGATGGGATGCCCAAGGTACAGCGGAAGCGTGTGGCGCCCAATCGCCTGGAGAAGGGGAGACACCACGGGAACCTTGGACAGCAACACCGCCCCGGTGAGCCCGGCACCAATCATGAGCAGGTGGGCCGAAAGCCGGACGAGAAGTTCGATCTCCGGCACGCCCATCGTCTCCATTCCGGGGCCGTACCACGGGATGACGATGGGCCCGCTGGCAATGAGGTGGCGCCACACCATCACCGCCACCAGGCCGAGTCCGTAGAGTGCAACGGTCGCTGTGAGAAACAGTGGTTCCAGGCAACGCTGGGTGTAGGTGGCAATGACGGGCTTGAGGTGAGCACCCATGAAAAACAGCGGAAGATACAAGATGGCCTTGCCGACCATGTGGTATTCCTGGTGCAGCGACAGGGCCAGGATCGGGGTGAAACTCATCGCCATCGCCACCAACGGGGGCAGCCGTCGGGTCAGCCACAGTGCGATGTTGAAGGTAACCAGGGCGTAGAGAAACCAGGCCATGTTCACTCCGATGGCCATGTTCCGCACATAGGTGACAAAGACCGGCATCGGTTCACCGAGAATGAGTCCCCGCTCTACGCCCTTTAGGTACTGCTCTATCGGCACCCAGATCAGGTAAGGGACCAGCAAGAACCACAGGCGCTTGAGGAACAACTCTCGGAAGGTGAAATGGAAGATCTTCGGAGCGAAGAATCCCGAGATGAGGAAAAACAGCGGCATACGGATGGGATCAAGCGCCGCGTTGGCCACCGCGAGCGGCGTGTCCATGCCGCCTGGAACTTCCAGGGTGACGTGAAGGACGATAACGCCGAGGATGGACAGTCCCTTGGCAACGTCCGGCCATGGCAGACGTCTCGACGTAGCACCCACTATCGTTCCTATCTAGTCAGCCCCGAGCTAAGAAGCACAACATTCTCACCATAATCGATGCTGGGAGAATGCTGCTAACAGGTGCTAGAACGTCTGCTCCGCGGATCCCCCGGGTTCGGTGCCCTCCGGGTAGCCCTCCCCCGCAGCCAGCGCCGACTTTACTTCCGTGGCATACACGTCAACGTAGGGCTGGCCGGATAGCTTGGC
Above is a genomic segment from Corynebacterium uterequi containing:
- a CDS encoding spermidine synthase, with translation MPRKPRAPKRRIEGSYPIDTGTATIVALPERDGAYLLEVNSVPSTQLVIDAPRVLDFDYMRWIATALRCWIPEDAAPDVVHLGGAGCALPRFVADVWPRSHNLVAELDGALGRLVRDVFDIPPPPRVDIVAVEARKLTHALSPGATDAIIRDVFFGNTTPAALSAPGFYRAASRALRPGGLYLANVGDRAELSSVHAELTAASSSFTHVAAFVPRDFTYGNTVVAASDRPLTALVAALGELGLRCVGVDC
- a CDS encoding polyadenylate-specific 3'-exoribonuclease AS encodes the protein MRYFYDTEFIEDGSTIDLVSIGIVAEDGREYYAVSTDFDAAKAGPWVRDNVLGKLPSPNDPAWKSTDTIRTEVLGFLTAGAGQVDLWAWVGAYDHIVLAQIFGDMTALPRQLPRYTNELKQYWHMAGKPKLPSAPRGNHDALVDARFNAEKFRIIAEILPLDRGNRVAR
- the galK gene encoding galactokinase, which gives rise to MTNYWTTPRDDATGAEDATALFMSHFGYAPQGVWASPGRVNLIGEHVDYAAGISVPFALPHNTFVAARLNDKGTYRLVSEFDGETHEAEIATGEVGPGNPASWAGYAVGSIWAAAEAGLLELDPSTSLGMDLAIVSDVPVGSGLSSSAALECASAAAAVELLGGDVNAVREQLIAPTIRAENDVVGASTGGLDQTCSLLGAADHALALDFSDGSHRLVSCEFAKHDLALLVIDSNSAHQLVDGQYASRRGIIDAVTEFSGAPSFRAIEDVEAVALAMPSEEDDDVVVRRVRHVRQETDRAAAAAAALEAADFEEFGRLMVDSHVSLRDLYEVSTKKIDLIVDTALAQGALGARITGGGFGGSAIALVRKDDAVVVAGEIAAACDEAGLGKCTFHLVSPSAGTRRVR
- a CDS encoding class II 3-deoxy-7-phosphoheptulonate synthase; this translates as MSWTIDIPKNVLPDLPPLPGEMNERWQDVLARDAKQQPTWDLVKAENVRKILESVPPIVVAPEIRNLKKQLASVANGEAFLLQGGDCAETFESNTEPHIRANIRTLLQMAVVLTYGASTPVVKLARIAGQYAKPRSSDLDSQGLPNYRGDIVNGVDPTPEARAHDPARMIRAYANAGAAMNLVRALTGSGTADLYRLHEWNREFVANSPAGARYQALANEISSGLKFMEACGVHDESLRQADVFASHEALLVDYERALLRLHEDEDGVTRLYDLSAHQLWIGERTRGLEDFHVNFAAMIANPIGLKIGPTVTPDEAVAYAERLDPEREPGRLTMVARMGYDKVREVLPPVIEAVEAAGHRVIWQSDPMHGNTVTASNGYKTRHFDKVIDEVQGFFEVHRALGTHPGGVHIELTGEDVTECLGGAMDITDVDLPGRYESACDPRLNTQQSLELAFLVAEMLRN
- the galT gene encoding galactose-1-phosphate uridylyltransferase; translation: MPHEFRVTRADMADGRELLYFDDDPAYVSGERTRDAVDSRELPQAHAECEIRRDPLTGEFNVYAAHRMNRTFMPPANENPLAPTRPGELPTEIPSDDYNVVVFENRFPSLSMRMEVPEDYAYQVEGQPLFERRPALARCEVVCFTPESNGSFRDLSEHRARTVVEAWAHRTRELSEIDGVKLVFPFENRGKEIGVTLQHPHGQIYSYPYLPTRAQSIRDNAAAYREKTGEDLFDAILAAERAGSRILEEGEYFTTFVPAAAKWPVEAMIMANRPAPDLADLSDEEKAELTSMYLRLLRATDRYFPGVERTPYISAWNQAPVGEDRQYGRLHLQLFSLMRSPDKMKYLAGSESGQSAWISDTTPEKIAERYREIWND
- a CDS encoding sodium:solute symporter family protein produces the protein MDTGALRLDATWVDYSLVALYFLFVLGIGWAARSKVSSSIDFFLSGRSLPAWVTGLAFISANLGAVEIVGHSANGVVYGFETMHYFWIGAVPAMVFLGIVMMPFYYGSKVRSVPEFMLKRFGPAAHLVNAISFAVAQLLIAGVNLLLLAKVVNALLGWPLWITLVIAAVIVLSYITLGGLSAAIYNEVLQFFVIIAALLPLTVIGLHTVGGWSGLKEKVDAPSHFHTWPGTEISGFEHPVVSIIGLVFGLGFVLSFGYWTTNFVEVQRSMAADSMSAARKTPIIGAFPKMFIPFLVVIPGMVAGATVTPIMDETAKPNDAILYLMRDLLPNGLLGVAIAGLLAAFMAGMAANISAFNTVMSYDIWQTYVQKNKPDSYYTSFGRLATVAATIIAIFTALIAANFGNVMDYLQTLFGFFNAPLFATFILGMFWKRMTPHAGWSGLVSGTLAAIIYWVIATFGGTDISFFNLPGQGTAFVAASIAFVVDIIVSIAVSMFTTPKPDHELVGFVKSVTPKEHLVDETEASLPWYQRTVPLGVLCMVMVIILNVIFA
- a CDS encoding DUF421 domain-containing protein, whose translation is MEEILYYLGMPPMAAVGVVISTIAMYAVFIVMSRLLGQRVLAKLSGYDLLIVIVMGALIGRTMIGWVPTLASGLLALCTLIVLEVIVGTIARRGRFAAVVNNPPILLLAHGEYIERELQRCHITEGEIRSRLRRAGIGSRSEVAAVILEPTGDLSVLKEGVPIDEEMLIGVRSAQYLR
- a CDS encoding aldose epimerase family protein, whose protein sequence is MSSLTLTAGDYRAEISALGGGVRAFYHRDQPLVTEYPVGGAPIHSGGIWLAPWPNRTADGRYIHRGELYHLDLTEPERDNAIHGFVGNQAWESEHNGTSLTLTLSDTPHNGYPWPLDHSVTWRLDAEDGLSATYTVINRAEDPAPFGLGFHPYLRAGTEALDNCELRLDVDAVLPLDPGRNLPAGPLSTPAEAGVPDFHSSAPMRDVWLDHAVRIGAAGFDAELRPTNGGTGVRLRADGSFTWAQIYTDPDSPGIGRVVAVEPMTCPPDALRSGTDLIILEPGERRDFHLTLSILSL
- a CDS encoding acyltransferase family protein, whose protein sequence is MGATSRRLPWPDVAKGLSILGVIVLHVTLEVPGGMDTPLAVANAALDPIRMPLFFLISGFFAPKIFHFTFRELFLKRLWFLLVPYLIWVPIEQYLKGVERGLILGEPMPVFVTYVRNMAIGVNMAWFLYALVTFNIALWLTRRLPPLVAMAMSFTPILALSLHQEYHMVGKAILYLPLFFMGAHLKPVIATYTQRCLEPLFLTATVALYGLGLVAVMVWRHLIASGPIVIPWYGPGMETMGVPEIELLVRLSAHLLMIGAGLTGAVLLSKVPVVSPLLQAIGRHTLPLYLGHPIALTLLYHIPVFRFEILISPEAEAWTQATETWVAIGLGICLLGGAVFYAISRIPVLGWCLAPPSLIRREKNSGPHAAARTTIPAASNT